Genomic window (Macrobrachium rosenbergii isolate ZJJX-2024 chromosome 48, ASM4041242v1, whole genome shotgun sequence):
CATTTATGTTCATGCATACGGCTTGTGGACATTCAATGCTCCATGATGATTCATTTCCCATTTCCCACaactatgaaagaaaaaacttttggcaaaaattttaaaaagtgccAGTTAGTGACAAAATTTAAGCCAACAACTTGAAATATTTACAGCCCACtattttataactaaatttatgAAATGACTCAGGGCTTtgaaattgagaagaaaaatgttaaaactaatCTAGCTGACCTTCAATTCTGAGAGCCTAATGAAATTTCATGGCAAAACTGATTTTTGTACGAGTGTAAATTGCAGCAAAAACTCACTAATGATACTCCATGCAACTACAGTAATCCCTAAATTTTCCTGATCACCCAAATCCGATACATCTGGACCATGGCCCcaagatatatgatatacagtacataaactctgtaaaaaaattccaaaaaaccaACCCCCCCTTGGTTGGCAACGCTCCTTGACCTTAAAAAATGTAGATAACACTGCCTACACTCAGactgactgagaaagggttttggggagGCCTCAAGTTTTCATGGTGGAGGGGGAGTCGGATGGCTGGGCACCATCAAAGAGGAAGGGGGTATGGTTGTGCAGAAGTACCTAAGAAGGGGTTGGTTTGGATGGTTTGGAAAGTGGGTAGAGCTAGGGGGCAGTTTCTCTGGCTGGGAGAGGTAGGAATGCAGTGTTGGATGGTTGAAGAGGACTAGGTAGACCTAACTTgatagagcttgtttggttttatgtttttatgtttatgatacagtaattcacattttattcaaggatatgtacagtactgagatacagtatacagaaagaaagagagagagaacaataaccgAGGTATGTATGTTGACATTGATGTCtaagtacagtaatacacacagagagagagagagagagagagagagagagagagagagagagagagagagagagagagagagagagagagagagagagagagagagagaggaaatatcaacagtaataaaatattctcttgtatactgttgtgtgtgtgataatcatactcaGTCACCTAAACATATAATGAAAGATggtagagtaaataaaaaaaatttgcattttaaatatttttacaatgattCAAGAcaaaatatcaacagtgataaaataatcttgtgtactgttatgatatgtacGATAATCATACAGTCaaataaacttgtaatgaaatacggtacagtaaatcaagcacaGCAAAAACAAATGGCAACACGATACAGTAATGTGTTAAGAAAAAACTCACAAGATACAGAGGGAAAGAGTTAGAGGAGCTAGCTAGCTTTCGCGAATGCTATTGGCTTAACATGTCATGGAATGTCACATTATTTATCTCTTGTTATTGACAGATATGGATACGTCATCAGTTTAGGAGTGAATCGTAGAAGGTGCGTGGGTGGACAAGTATTAcatcattgttgtttttatattctgaatagCTGACAGACATAGTGTTATAAACATATCGTATGCTAATTGGCTACATCCACAAAGTGTCAGTGCACTCAGTAACAAAGACCGTTTTCCCTCTTCATGCTTGATCAACTGCGTGTTTGAACTGTTTTTGAGTGGACTGCATTTGAACTTAAGGAGCATGTGGCATTCTTAGCAGTGCCTGCAGCATTGCAGATCATGTTTGTGCTGTGTGTTGTGCTGCTGATTGTGTGTAAGGGCCCACCTTGTCCTAAGAGGACAAGGAAGGTGTTGACCttaaaaattggaaattgttgaGAGGATGGAGCAAGGCTGAACCCAGTCACACATAATGGAAGAGTACGACACTGCCCAGTCATATTAAGCAAGAAAGTCAGCATACACAGGTGAATATgagtaaaaagtatttttaaggtgttattagaattattttgattAGTGTAAATTATCTTACTGTGTTGCACATAAGAGAAAAAGGGATTTACTTTTTTGTGAACAATACGATGTATTTTCcagtaaatgaaaaagtgtaGCCTACTGAACTACGTGTTGCGTacgagagaaaaggaggaggttagttttcttgtttttaagtttaatttacaTAGttcattttgttacaaatatgggaaaataagatAGATAATCAactttgcataaagttttcagtgatggttgttgtttataggcatatttagtgtttacagctgcaaatgaaaaatgtgtGGCCTAGCTAACTACGTGTCAAGTAGTACGAGAGAAAAAGGgggttgcttttttgttttttagtgtatttatggagtttacttcgttacaaatatgggaaaataaggtataatggttgttgtttataagaatattaagCGTTCACCACTACTAACTATGTTATGTGAGAAGGGTAGGGAGCTGCTCTTGCTCACCTCTAGATATTTTTACTAGCCATTGTCCAGATTTTCACATTATCCAACAGGCCCTTGGCTCTACTATtccagataattgagggattactacTAAAATCCATACGTAACATGCTAGCAAATACCTAGGCAAACcatgaatctcttttttttttacctgttaagctacatttttatgtaattgtaaGGTTCCAACAGTTCTAACTTCAGTGAACTCCTCAGATACACAATTTCTCATAGAACAATGTACAAATGACCAACAGGGGCTTTACTGGCAAAACTTTGAGTCTACGACATTCATAACTTTCAAGTTATGTCCTGTCCATATACACTCACAGCATTTTTGTCTCCTTAGCCCTtttctaatgtcatttatgtCTACCTACTCTTTCCCCAGTGAAACTGTACACTTTGTCATTTTCCTAATCTTGTccttataatcatttttttttctttgctacctTTATTATTTACTCCAAATTTCACTAACATTACTTTACCCTAAGATATGCTTCATATTTTGTTGGATGTATCAACTTTCAAGATTGTAATGCCAAATATTTTTAGTAGACATAGGAAAGTTTAATTCCTTCAGCTTTTATAACTCTGATGAATATCCTAGGTAAATTATCAACTATTATCACCTACCACTTATTAGCAAATTAGGAAGACATTGTCATACACAAAAATGTTGGCAAGGCATATATCTGTCAAGCTTTGTTATTCTTCTACTGTCCATGTCATAATACTCTCTGTTGCTTTTCTTTAATGTACATTACCTgcttcatattttacttaatggTAATTCAATTGAACTGGACAATACTGAAGGTATTTACAAAGCTGAAAAAAGGAAGATTGATGCCTTAAATGATGTAATAGTTTAAAATACAAGACATGAAGCCAATATCTAGTAAAGTTACAGCAACGATGCACCATACTGTTGGGGTGGAATTACATAATCTTAAGATGTGACTGAAGAGGGGCCCAGTCAGTTCTGAAACTAGCATATCTTTAGTATTTTCATAAGAATGGTAATtcttcaaaattattcaaaagttttAGGTTCCAGATATTTTCCCGCACTTACAAAAGAGGTTAAAACAGGTACAGTGCATCCATATTCAATGTTAACAAGAGATGTAAAAATGGCCATGCCCACAACATAATGTAACCCCAAAATATTGAACTGACAGCATTTGGACCAAAATATTGACTTTAGTATttggaaaaccttaaaaataaaaatgcacaatgCACTGGTGCTCAGTATTACATATCAGAGattaactggaaaaataaattgcCAAATAGTTAAAAAGCATGTTACAGTACTTCCCTTCAACCAGGCACAAAACAGGGATGAACTCACTCCACAGATCAAAATTCCCTTCCAAAGCACTTTTTAAATAGCAAACACTAAGTTAAAAACAGGATTacctattttgtttaaaattcactGCCAGAAAGATGTTTAGGTATTACtttcaaaattcagtttattGATCAAACTATTCTGAAAATTTTACACGAAAcacaacaaaattttattaaaattaaaaatgaacacaCTGTATCCAAAATGCCTTAACAAACTGCAACTAAATTCATTAAACAataatttcatgtatttatgtGGTTCCACCTAAGCAATACAAACAAGTACAAATACTTTAACTAAAGGTTGTCAGAAACTATAAGGAAGGCTACCCTCcaacataaaaatacacagaaaatgtCCATTTGGGCTAGTTTTCAACAGTTTCTTgcaggataaaataaaatcacttaaCCTTCCCTAAAAATTCCTGAATAGACATCACACTAGTGGGAAAGCCCACCCTAAGCAGTTTCACTACCAATACAAGCATTCTGTCAGTATTCATACCATATTCACAAGTACCTCTCCCACAATCATATCTATATCCATATCtctatattacattttattcatcTTGTACAACTACAGGAGAGCATTTCCCAACACTACATCAGAAAAAACATACAATAGCTATAACACTTACCTGCATAGCTTGATAAAGAAGTTGCATTATATTGGACTGCTGCACCAGCTGTCCTATGTGTCCATTCAAACCCTCCGCTAAACCCGAAAGTAAATCTAATGACACAATCATGAAGTCCTTATCCGCTGCTTCAAACTGCTCGGGATTTTGCGCATGAGCCTGCAATATTAAATCAATAGTTTGTCTGGACCTTGTCTTCCTGGTAAGTCATATAACAACCTCAATTTGGTTTTTTCCTAGATATTGGTATTTTTACCATCAGGACTGCAAAAGTAAATTTGATTTTCACTAATGGCATAGGATAAAATTTTAACAGAGCCAGACTATTATTTTGGCAACTtgaaatatgagtaaattttGTAAAAGTTCACTAAACCATCCATTATGAAAATGTCCACATCTAACAATATTCTACTGTTATCAACCTCTCCTTAATATCGACCACAAACTACCATCAACCTCTTACCTGACTAATAActtcagaaaaaattaatgacatttaAACATTACATATTAGCATTACCATTGTCTGATTTAGAGTCTGCTCCACCAGCGATACACATCGCTGATATACTGGCCCACAATATGGCAAGAATCCCGACTGCAGAGCTGTGGCCACACTTGATAAACACTGTTCCATAGAAAAACAAGTATGGAatgtcattatatttaaaaaaaaaaaggacatgggTATACACAACTTCAAAGGTAATCCCTACAGAGCctaattttcaattataaaacCGTCAATTATAAAAACATCTAATCAAGAATGATCTTTCTCTTGATTGCAAACCTATTAAAACTGGTtcaacttttaaataaataaaacaaccatcaTGTGTACTTCAGACAATCACTTACTTCTAATAGAGGAAAAAGGTCTTTGTCTTCATCCTTCAAAACATTCCACTTTTCTATTAAAGGGGGCATGAGCATTTGAATGTAGTCATCTTTGTTTAGGTAGTTCCCAACAGAATCAGCAAGAGTACCAATTGCATCATATAgtattaacaaattttttgccTGTAAGATAATAGTAAACTTCATTAATGCTATAtaattcttttactttcaaacaCCACATCAAACTAAACACTTGATTACTATGATTTCTTTCCAAGAAAGTGGTAACAAAAATTAGGACCCTTTGCcatacatggaaaaaaaaatggtgtcaaATAAGAAATATCATGAAAAACAGAAATGTCAATGACAGCCATAAACTATAGATTTATCAAATCTTCAGAAACACttgcaataaaatagaataaaaaacaacccCAGCAATACCAATGCCATTAAACATACCTGATACTTTCTGAATGCAAACACCAAGGTCTTTAAAATATCGGCAAGATAAGGTACCAACTCTGTACATGCCTCTTCTTCAAGTGTGGCAAAGGCAGAGCAGGCAGCTTCTTGAACTCTCTTGTTACTATCTAGCACGCACTTTAGaagctgtaaaaatatatataactaaaataagtTTCATGTTAACCCACaaataaaagtaactgaaataCTTAACCCCCTCATAATACACAAAATCTCAAACTCTCATCATAACCCCATTACGGAAACCATTAAACCATGTTTAATACTTCACattatacaggtagtgctcgagttacgataattcgacttacaataattcgcttttacgatgggattagcaattaatatcgatacgacaatattttgaaaatacgtatttttaaatttcgcgggcgactggggcaggcaacaacgtacaatcaggcagcgtacggtgtacgatacgttggcccgagaggctggaataggtacattaattcaatgagctgacctcacttgctctcgttgtgtcggaagttaaaataggtcagtgttccattgcaatttttgtgcgtttgtaaatacaggtagtgcacgagtgacgataattcgtcttacgataattcgagtttacgatggaattagcaattaataccggtacgacaatatttagaaaatatttttaaatttcgagcgggcacaggcaacagcgtacactacaattgccgtagaatcaggcagcaagagagaccaacttacaatagacccacttctttttctccatctctttattccatcttctagttaaaaaagtaagagaataataagagcattgttagtaaccttatactcttgtgaaaatgtacagccataaacaaccgaacgagactctgttgttttgttaataaccgaatcggataacaactgttttgcttgtatttcaaccatcgtacggttaaacaattatcgtagttatgttaaaaatgacgttaagtactgatacgtttttacactacccttatccgctttggagaaaagatcggcaaggaaatatactgctgcagtaaatttaagctgcaagttgtagctgacgctgagaaaagaatgttcaagctgctaatgactataaattattgtacattggcaacatggatgaaactcgaccgcaaataaaattggaaagtattttaatcaaaactactggacatgaaagaacacatattactgctgttttcacactgataaaagatacatgcgaaaagctcgtagtatgatgatgaaatcaggagaaaatagcgaacggaatcttgatattttttgtttacacaaaacaaacggccagccgccaacgtcatctactaacaaaaaaaatggctaaaataatttcacaacgagacatatttaagttatatttcgacataaaaacacttcatataacaaaaaatacatatgtcccttataaataaagtatctagagattcatttacgctaactagaagcaagaaatgccctctgaaccgagttaaatgcatcgaaataaagaccgcgttatcgattccgaaaccaaaacatttgatcgctatgattagAATTCATAatgcaatataagaatatttacgattggatacagtgtagtaaagcataactttttaaaagatccatggaaaagatgcacattcgttattttgatgtttgtataatacggcggtgttatgtgaaaatagaatacagtataatgtaggctaggctactgtatacgatatacgaaagtgcaggccaggccttgtttgttattcaatttctctttatattgacttatcatgtcagtctgcattgaacctgcagaattagctgacactaataattactctaccatatatgtataaagtatactgtgtagtgtaggctaggctaccatatatgtatagatggtactgattaccctagtgtaggctaggccatattcgagttatgattttttcaacaaacgatgggttttttggaacctaaccccatcataagtaggggaatacctgtatatgtaACACTGCCAATGGCAAAAAAGGTTTAACACAAAAACCATGAACATGACTACATGATATAACAAGAACTGAGGAGCAACTGAACACAGAGTTTTATTTTGTGTCTTAATTAGAGTAtatgttacaaaaaatatttagaaactttATTTCTGTTAGAATTAGTAGTTTTACTTATTCTTACCtagtgtttttcttgttttccttaaaTAGTGTATACAATAACTTTtatcagaaatgttttttcttgtaaGCAAAGAAACTAAATCTATTAAATTTTCATACATGACAACTCAGTAAGCAAAACAAGCACCTAGGCTAAAAATCACATTCATATAATATCTATGTTCTTTCTCACGAAACTAAGATTAACTGGGACTTCCAAAGTTTGAATATTCGTTTGAAAATGACTAAGACTCAAAATAAGCAACAATATCAACAGCATGCTAAAATGTACCTACCTCATACATAAGAGGTTTGAGGTAGGTGTGATCTGGAAGAATGACGGCCCAATGGCAATAACGTGAAAGGGTCCAGCAAGTTATGGATCGAACCAAAGCCTTTTTATCCTGAAGACAGTTTATCAAGTAAGGAATAAGTTCTGGTAGGTGCTGGGTCATTCCATTCATGCAACCCTCAGCAATTGCTCCAAGTGCTAGAATACctgcatataaaaaataaaaacttagaaaATTGTTTTTGGTCTTAATCATGTGAATCACAAGAATAAACTATCATCCATGACTACAGGgaccaaataataaataaaattaggactCTCAACATTAACAACTACACAACTCCTTGCACTTACCACTCTCTCTAATTTCCCATTCTTGGTGAAACAGGGTTTCTTTTAGGATAGGAAGGATAACGGGTAACATTTCTTCTCTGAAGACATTTGCCAATACATCTAAAGCAGCTGCTGAGCACTGTTCAAAAGAAACTAAGTTTCAGTAAGGAGGTATAAATCTTAATCATTTTCTATAAGCTATCATGCTGTTATCAATAATTTCTAATGACGATTCCTGGCAAAATGTAGTTGAAACAATACCTTTCTCAAGTTCCAGTCAGACAATGAAGAGTCGTCATCTAGCCCATCATCTGATTCATCATCTTGAAATTCTTCACCACAAGTTCCTCCATTCTCCATGGGTTCATGCCGAATTGTATGTCTCGATTTATGGAAACGTGGCTTGATATCTTCACTACGATCAGGTACACTTTCGTCTTCTTCAACATCACCCTATGTCAAACCAATAAACAGATTAGTATCAGGAAGAGTCACTTGATTTTCACTTACCGTACACTAAACAATTTAATAAACTTCCTCGATATGATCACAGAACAAGGTGTTTCAGGtttaaatagaaaagaggaaaaaaagttgaaCTTACCTTCAATAATATAATATctatttcagaatatttcatgCCTCTCACTAAAATGGGTATTAATTTTGGCAGGTGTGGTTTAAGAGCTTCCTTACAAATAGGGTGTTCCGCTAACGACAACCAAAACTCGCACGCTTCCAGGGCTACATTTTCATCAGGGTCCTGAAAGGATCATAGCACGTAAGATCAAGATAATGTACTGCTGAATGCACAGAGCTATTGGGGTTCAAGAGAATGTATGTCACTTTTACAATTCTGGTCATTAATTGATATGCTAAgaacattaaaattacaaaaaaaaataaaataacaaaaccataACACTTGGTAAACCCAGCCTTTGGTGAACGAATAGTGGACCTTTACCTGCGTTCTAATCATCATATATTCTATAATGTTGTGCATGTGGGGAATGAGGGAAGATATATGAGCATCAAGCAACATGACCAAGGCTCGACAAACATTTTTCCGTACATCCGGGTCATCATCCATAGCTAGATGGAACAAATTCTGTAAAATAAAGAGAACTAATCAGTATTTCCACAAACATTCTTTGAGTAACTTTCTTGGGCTTatcacatttcatttgaattttcccATTTTACAAACTTACTTCTATTCTGTCCATAATTTCCACCATGATGATCCTATAAATCAAATAGGATTAATGACCTTGAGTGCCCCCAAGATCAAACTTTGTTGAAATCAAAACCTCACAAATTCACTGAACTACTAATGCTAgcagtctttttagttttccaaaCACTACCCCTAAAAGGCAATGATCTTAGGTTCATACAAATTTTCACAGATACACATAAGCGAATTCCACCAGTCCATGCAGGAAGATTTAATATCAACAGGTGATGTCTCACTACCTGCATAAAATTCAAACCACTTATTTCTCTTCCAGTGCTCCACCTCTCAATGTTCTTAATTCAAAAGTTAATTTAGATAAAACAGTAGTCTACAAAAGCACAAGCACAACAACTAATTTGTGACTACTCATACTGGGCTCCAAACTGAAGTGCCAAGAAATCCCTTCTTCAGGCCCCATGATAAGGCaacagtgtgagagagagagtgtgtgtgtgtgtgtgtctgtgtgtgtgtagacacacATCATGCACTGCTGATGTGGCCATCACATCAGGTGACCAACATGTTCTGACAAAACCACATCACTTGGGATATTTCTCCCACACCGCTTACAAatgttaataatttcattaacCCAAGAATTAACAAGTAAACTTGCAAAATAACCAGATCGGGATTAACAGCCTCAGATTTTCCCACAGAAGGGGAGGATAAGAACCTAAACATGTGGTGACAAGACATTACTAATCTCCTCCATTCAGAAAAGCAAAGAGTGGAGTCTCTGCATATTTCTCAACAGCTGTTCTTTGAACAAATCTTAACCAATGTCTTGtgcctcccctacccccaccatTTCTCTTGAGAATTAACTTACAACTGGTCAACAGGACTGGACATGAGGAGACATATGCAGTAACACCCATTACACAACCCATCCAGGCACCTATATTTATGTAATCTGATAATATCATGAGGCATAGATTCTGTGTATTGTGTTGATATAATCAAGTactatacagtaaaaatattaccTTACAATTAATATGGTTAAAACTAATTACCTAAACAATTAacttgtgggtgtgtgtgtgtgtgtgtgtgtgtttaaatttcCTACATGCCATTATGTTTTaacttattttacaaatttttcataaTGACTGCATCCTAATTAACAAAAGTCCTTAAATACTTAAACCCTTCACACACAAAACAAGCATTAGTGACTCCATTATCAAACAAATACACATTACATAATGTAGAAGAACAAAACAAACCGGAATACACCAATACACCAACGTCATTCATTACATTCCTCACGACTGGTTGACAGCTGCTGCAGGCCCTTTAAATGGACCTTTAAATGGAGTTCAACCACCCCATCCCCAAAAGCATTCAGTGGCCCCTTCTCCCTCAACGAAGTACACAGTTACGTTTAGCACGTCCCGACGCGTTCTGGGACAACTCCGCCCACTTCTCGCTGCCAACCAATCTTCCCCTATCCTAATAGTGGGAACCTGTGCCCACACTCCTGCCACAGCCACTGATCTGCGCTACTATACCCCATGTGTAACATCTTTGAAGAACAACCGGCTCAATCAAGGTGCCGAACACACCTGCGTTTGGTGTGGGTGGGTAAGGGAAGGTTTCAACTTGCTAACGCAAGTAGTCCGTCCTGAGGTCAGTCATACATACGGAGAAAGTGGCTAGGTTTCCTCGGAGAGGAAATCACCAGCCAACGATTACTGGGAAGAATTCGAAAGAAATATTGATGAGAAGTCATCACCGCAATTGTGCAAAAGTAGAACACCTCCTGAAATTCGTCTACAGAGATCACATCCATTGCCAGATGAGTTATAAAGACCTGTGTCTGACAACCTAATTACACTTTATACTAAAGTGATTGTGTAtgtgagcgctctctctctctctctctctctctctctctctctctctctctctctctctctctgtctgcagtGAACACCGACATTTTCGAGAAATCTTCAACCCGTTGAGTCTGCACTTTGCAACGCAATGATCTCGTGATTTTGAAAGCTGTATCATGCATACCGCAAATTTCTACAACCCACTCAAGCAACCCCTACGCGCGCTTTCATGTTCAGCAGCCGTAAGTGCATAGCTTGGTGGTTAGtttaatatttccttaataataagTGCATACCCTGGCGGTTAGTTTAATATTTccttaagaaaaaacatttctcatATTGTCAAAATGGGCGAAAATGTTTCCACATATGAAACTGAATAATGCTACAGCATGGtacacaaacgagagagagagagagagagagagagagagagagagagagaga
Coding sequences:
- the Tnpo gene encoding transportin-1 isoform X2 — protein: MLDSADYNVCEGAFGALQKICEDSGEFLEKSPSRPLDTLIPKFLEFFKHSSSKIRSHAIACVNQFIISKTQALMANIDTFLQNLFHLAMDDDPDVRKNVCRALVMLLDAHISSLIPHMHNIIEYMMIRTQDPDENVALEACEFWLSLAEHPICKEALKPHLPKLIPILVRGMKYSEIDIILLKGDVEEDESVPDRSEDIKPRFHKSRHTIRHEPMENGGTCGEEFQDDESDDGLDDDSSLSDWNLRKCSAAALDVLANVFREEMLPVILPILKETLFHQEWEIRESGILALGAIAEGCMNGMTQHLPELIPYLINCLQDKKALVRSITCWTLSRYCHWAVILPDHTYLKPLMYELLKCVLDSNKRVQEAACSAFATLEEEACTELVPYLADILKTLVFAFRKYQAKNLLILYDAIGTLADSVGNYLNKDDYIQMLMPPLIEKWNVLKDEDKDLFPLLECLSSVATALQSGFLPYCGPVYQRCVSLVEQTLNQTMAHAQNPEQFEAADKDFMIVSLDLLSGLAEGLNGHIGQLVQQSNIMQLLYQAMQDPMPEVRQSSFALLGDLTKACFQYVAPCISEFMPILGQNLNPELISVCNNATWAIGEISVKLGTEMRVYINLVLNDLIFIINKPNTPKTLLENTAITIGRLGYVCPNEVAPLLQQFIRQWCISLRNIRDNEEKDSAFRGVCNMISVNPGGVVEDFIFFCDAIASWVNPKQDLKEMFHKILHCFKEQVGEENWKRFTEQFPPPLKERLSQHYGV
- the Tnpo gene encoding transportin-1 isoform X1, with the protein product MAGWNPNSDALTQILGLLRESQSPDTIVQQSVQQKLEELNKFTDFNKYLIYVLTKLTSEDEPTRSLSGLILKNNVKAHFQQFPPDVAQFIKAECLSAVGDPSPLIRATVGILITTTASKGELSTWPELLPRLCEMLDSADYNVCEGAFGALQKICEDSGEFLEKSPSRPLDTLIPKFLEFFKHSSSKIRSHAIACVNQFIISKTQALMANIDTFLQNLFHLAMDDDPDVRKNVCRALVMLLDAHISSLIPHMHNIIEYMMIRTQDPDENVALEACEFWLSLAEHPICKEALKPHLPKLIPILVRGMKYSEIDIILLKGDVEEDESVPDRSEDIKPRFHKSRHTIRHEPMENGGTCGEEFQDDESDDGLDDDSSLSDWNLRKCSAAALDVLANVFREEMLPVILPILKETLFHQEWEIRESGILALGAIAEGCMNGMTQHLPELIPYLINCLQDKKALVRSITCWTLSRYCHWAVILPDHTYLKPLMYELLKCVLDSNKRVQEAACSAFATLEEEACTELVPYLADILKTLVFAFRKYQAKNLLILYDAIGTLADSVGNYLNKDDYIQMLMPPLIEKWNVLKDEDKDLFPLLECLSSVATALQSGFLPYCGPVYQRCVSLVEQTLNQTMAHAQNPEQFEAADKDFMIVSLDLLSGLAEGLNGHIGQLVQQSNIMQLLYQAMQDPMPEVRQSSFALLGDLTKACFQYVAPCISEFMPILGQNLNPELISVCNNATWAIGEISVKLGTEMRVYINLVLNDLIFIINKPNTPKTLLENTAITIGRLGYVCPNEVAPLLQQFIRQWCISLRNIRDNEEKDSAFRGVCNMISVNPGGVVEDFIFFCDAIASWVNPKQDLKEMFHKILHCFKEQVGEENWKRFTEQFPPPLKERLSQHYGV